In one window of Henckelia pumila isolate YLH828 chromosome 1, ASM3356847v2, whole genome shotgun sequence DNA:
- the LOC140885074 gene encoding uncharacterized protein: MDSGDDDWVKAAMSDDTMVVELLARLNHASSTPPRHIKPAVCPLEWTVRQRRSKPVAVTNTSKNQAPRASPTTPLSWSGATSYSGGCGGGGGGATSPEGGLEESSRPSKPSTSTRSKANGEGEKSSFKRSRKKKTLVELKEEENLLVKERRELKRGIASLRLKLEKQRATNKSLKRTKIELQMLNDRVTTSVSKGMVSVQLQQKKTAFDSIPNMVAPILNSDDILTCSSLKQKEIAAFNPKFVVPDLNMPFEEDHSLEVACEVS; the protein is encoded by the exons ATGGATTCCGGTGATGACGACTGGGTGAAAGCCGCCATGTCCGACGACACCATGGTGGTGGAGCTTCTGGCGCGCCTAAACCACGCGTCGTCCACGCCGCCACGTCATATCAAGCCGGCGGTGTGCCCGCTAGAGTGGACGGTGCGTCAACGCAGGTCAAAGCCTGTTGCCGTTACCAATACCTCGAAGAATCAGGCTCCCAGGGCCAGCCCCACCACGCCGCTGTCGTGGAGCGGTGCCACATCCTACAGCGGCGGATGTGGTGGGGGAGGCGGCGGCGCCACCTCTCCCGAGGGAGGTCTGGAAGAGTCCAGCCGACCGTCTAAACCATCTACCTCCACGAGATCTAAG GCTAATGGTGAAGGTGAGAAATCCTCCTTCAAGAGGTCGCGAAAGAAGAAG ACACTGGTTGAACTCAAAGAAGAGGAAAATTTGCTTGTTAAAGAAAGAAGAGAGCTGAAAAGA GGTATAGCATCCTTGCGCCTAAAATTGGAGAAACAAAGGGCTACAAACAAAAGCTTGAAGAGGACGAAG ATTGAACTGCAAATGCTTAATGATAGAGTGACAACATCCGTAAGCAAGGGAATGGTTTCAGTTCAACTTCAGCAAAAGAAAACAGCTTTTGATTCCATCCCTAATATGGTGGCACCAATCTTAAACAGCGATGATATTCTTACATGTTCCAGTCTAAAGCAGAAGGAAATTGCCGCATTTAATCCTAAATTTGTGGTTCCTGACCTGAACATGCCGTTCGAGGAAGATCACAGCCTAGAAGTTGCTTGTGAGGTGAGCTAG
- the LOC140875631 gene encoding BRAP2 RING ZnF UBP domain-containing protein 2, whose amino-acid sequence MSEETSTSASAAAVASAGDLFWSKATGNPSVDVSAPSNTPEIHFSSGNPRIEETRGLMHLYRDAAAPSSFSLPDDRKPLVCVLGVPNHMTYSDFCKFCGSFIQHMLEMRTVRTEGLEDRYSILIRLDDQNSADSFYKHFNGKCFSSLEEEACHVYFTADIQYTGSIEHSQPSTGSSGEQPSCPVCLEKLDQDSGGILTTICNHSFHCSCISSWTDSSCPVCRYCQQQPEKSICYVCQTTDNLWMCVICGFVGCGRYKDGHAVSHWKETQHCYSLELETQRVWDYVGDNYVHRLIQSKTDGKLVALNSHCTHKDDGCGDCLGYGDTVPDGEIESIVNEYNELLTSQLENQKTYFESLLQEVGEDTERESSAAVEKALSQNPKLLKLQAKLDKLSEEKKFLDDINDNLLRNQSIWESKIDNIEERENKLLKLKEKKIEELEEQLRTLMESLEAADAEEQKSTEPHPTTQTELKDGSVPRPIDSSTKGAAKKTARGKSKG is encoded by the exons ATGTCGGAAGAGACTTCAACTAGTGCGAGCGCCGCTGCCGTGGCGTCGGCGGGGGATTTGTTCTGGTCTAAAGCCACCGGAAATCCTTCTGTAGACGTATCCGCGCCATCTAATACGCCGGAGATTCATTTTTCATCCGGAAACCCTAGAATCGAAGAAACCAGAGGCCTCATGCATCTGTACCGCGACGCCGCCGCTCCTTCCTCTTTCAGTCTCCCT GATGATCGGAAGCCGCTTGTTTGCGTTCTAGGGGTGCCTAATCACATGACATATTCAGACTTTTGTAAGTTCTGTGGTTCATTCATTCAGCACATGTTGGAAATGCGAACTGTCAG GACTGAGGGGTTGGAGGATCGCTACAGTATTTTAATCCGGCTTGATGATCAAAATTCagctgattcattttacaaacATTTCAACGGCAAATGCTTTTCATCGCTTGAG GAGGAGGCCTGCCACGTGTATTTTACTGCAGATATACAGTATACTGGATCTATCGAGCACTCACAGCCTTCCACCGGAAGCTCGGGGGAACAGCCCTCTTGTCCAGTTTGTCTTG AGAAATTAGACCAAGATTCAGGTGGAATTCTTACTACTATCTGCAATCACTCCTTTCACTGCTCTTGTATTTCTAGTTGGACAGATTCTTCCTGCCCG GTATGTCGTTACTGCCAGCAACAGCCTGAAAAATCAATTTGTTATGTTTGCCAAACCACAGACAACCTCTGGATGTGTGTTATTTGTGGGTTTGTAGGTTGTGGGAG GTACAAGGATGGACATGCTGTCAGCCATTGGAAAGAAACACAGCATTGCTATTCCCTTGAACTGGAAACTCAAAGGGTGTGGGACTATGTTGGAGACAACTATGTTCATCGTTTGATCCAATCTAAAACTGATGGAAAGTTGGTTGCGCTGAACAGCCATTGCACACATAAAGATGATGGGTGTGGTGATTGTTTGGGATATGGTGACACTGTTCCAGACGGTGAAATTGAATCT ATAGTGAATGAGTACAATGAGCTTCTTACTTCTCAACTCGAAAATCAGAAAACT TATTTTGAGTCTTTACTGCAAGAAGTTGGAGAAGACACTGAAAGAGAATCTTCTGCTGCTGTCGAGAAAGCTTTGAGTCAAAATCCAAAGTTGCTGAAACTACAGGCCAAGTTAGACAAATTATCCGAAGAAAAGAAATTTCTTGATGAT ATCAATGACAATCTTTTGAGGAACCAGAGCATATGGGAATCAAAGATAGATAATATTGAAGAAAG GGAGAACAAACTTCTGAAACTCAAGgaaaagaaaattgaagagTTGGAGGAACAG CTAAGAACTTTGATGGAATCCTTAGAGGCTGCGGACGCTGAAGAGCAAAAGAGTACAGAACCACATCCAACAACTCAAACTGAGCTCAAGGATGGAAGTGTTCCCCGACCTATAGACTCGTCCACGAAAGGAGCCGCAAAAAAGACTGCCCGGGGAAAAAGCAAGGGATGA
- the LOC140874891 gene encoding acetylornithine aminotransferase, chloroplastic/mitochondrial: protein MNFTSLLSPNSSSSLSPRISLPLRLSNYRSPPSACLNVDVRTPDSNPNPLIQANRSAEIIAEDKKFIVGTYARAPLVLSSGKGCKLYDVEGREYLDLTSGIAVNALGHGDPDWVAAVRQQADTLTHVSNIFYSEPQIELAKCLVSLSFADRVFFCNSGTEANEAAVKFARKFQKFSHHDKEPPTGFIAFSNCFHGRTMGALALTSKEHYRTPFEPVMPGVTFLEYGDIQAATEAIQSGKIAAVFVEPLQGEGGIHSATKEFISSLRVACDNVGCLLVFDEVQCGLGRTGYLWAHEAYGVFPDIMTLAKPLAGGLPIGAVLVTEKVAAAISHGDHGSTFAGSPLVCTAAIAVLDKISNPSFLSSVSDKGKYFKDLLIQKLGKNSHVKEIRGSGLIVGMELDVSASPLVEACQQSGLLILTAGKGNVVRMVPPLIITKRELDQAVEILGRCMPVLDEPVNP from the exons ATGAACTTCACATCTCTGCTGTCCCCCAACTCTTCAAGCTCGCTTTCCCCCCGCATTTCACTACCCCTCCGGCTCTCCAATTATCGCTCGCCGCCATCAGCATGCCTTAACGTGGACGTGCGAACACCCGATTCCAATCCAAATCCATTGATCCAAGCTAACAGGAGTGCAGAAATAATTGCCGAAGATAAGAAATTTATCGTGGGGACATATGCTAGGGCGCCGCTGGTGTTGTCAAGTGGTAAAGGGTGTAAGTTGTACGATGTTGAGGGACGAGAGTATCTGGACTTAACTTCTGGGATTGCCGTGAACGCCCTCGGTCACGGGGATCCGGATTGGGTCGCTGCGGTCAGGCAGCAAGCTGATACTCTAACTCATGTCAGCAATATTTTTTACTCTGAACCACAG ATAGAACTTGCGAAATGTTTGGTTTCTCTCTCTTTTGCTGATCGAGTCTTCTTCTGCAATTCTGGAACTGAAGCTAACGAAGCTGCAGTTAAGTTTGctagaaaatttcaaaaattttcgcaTCATGATAAGGAACCACCAACGGGGTTTATTGCCTTCTCAAATTGCTTCCATGGAAGAACAATGGGTGCTCTTGCATTGACAAGCAAAGAGCATTATCGTACGCCATTTGAACCTGTTATGCCAGGAGTCACTTTCTTGGAATATGGTGATATTCAAGCAGCTACAGAAGCAATTCAAAGTGGAAAGATCGCTGCAGTGTTTGTGGAACCACTTCAAGGAGAAGGCGGTATACATAGCGCGACAAAGGAATTTATCTCGTCACTCCGTGTGGCTTGTGATAATGTTGGGTGCCTTCTTGTGTTTGATGAG GTACAATGTGGCTTAGGTCGAACGGGATATCTCTGGGCACACGAAGCTTATGGTGTATTCCCAGACATAATGACCCTTGCCAAGCCTCTTGCCGGAGGTCTTCCCATTGGTGCAGTTCTGGTGACCGAAAAAGTTGCTGCAGCTATAAGCCATGGTGACCATGGTAGCACATTCGCAGGTAGCCCGCTTGTTTGTACGGCTGCAATCGCCGTGCTGGACAAAATCTCAAATCCTAGCTTTTTATCTAGTGTCTCGGATAAAGGCAAGTATTTTAAAGACTTGTTAATCCAAAAATTGGGAAAAAACTCACACGTGAAAGAGATTAGAGGTTCAGGTCTCATTGTGGGTATGGAACTTGATGTATCTGCATCCCCTTTGGTCGAGGCATGTCAACAATCGGGGCTCCTTATCCTGACTGCGGGGAAAGGAAATGTAGTTAGAATGGTCCCACCCTTGATTATCACGAAGCGGGAACTTGATCAAGCTGTTGAGATCTTGGGCAGATGTATGCCTGTGCTCGATGAGCCTGTTAATCCGTAG